One genomic region from Mytilus trossulus isolate FHL-02 chromosome 9, PNRI_Mtr1.1.1.hap1, whole genome shotgun sequence encodes:
- the LOC134684416 gene encoding netrin receptor UNC5A-like, protein MSTKTTHKGTSLIGSPTNLECPLSLIAYYWYKKFIGGTKLLKDGDKYYGTSNKTLTIKNFELTDEGFYRCEGFTTRGSYSMSHLIQLFVAVDGGWSTWNTWDACTSTCGTGQHRRRRYCNNPTPANGGSKCQGEDYEYRLCSPSLCPVDTGWSSWDSWGVCNVTCGTGQQSRRRYCNNSNSTMGGAYCQGEEYDFNSCVLSSCLDPEHQQSTNISIAVGTVSGVLLIIIVIILVVIYAKRRRYNSKKEPDYDIPDIRRVQPYIYEETHVNHAYQNDKQSAEVDVYSIENNRY, encoded by the exons atgTCAACAAAGACAACACATAAAG GAACATCACTAATTGGATCGCCAACTAATCTCGAATGTCCATTAAGTTTGATAGCATATTATTGGTATAAGAAGTTCATTGGTGGTACTAAATTGTTAAAAGATGGCGACAAATATTACGGTACATCAAATAAAACTCTAACAATAAAAAACTTTGAGCTGACAGATGAAGGTTTTTATAGATGTGAAGGATTTACCACTAGAGGTTCATATTCTATGAGTCATTTGATACAGTTGTTTGTAGCAG TTGATGGTGGCTGGTCGACCTGGAACACATGGGACGCTTGCACATCAACATGTGGAACTGGACAACACAGAAGAAGACGTTATTGTAATAATCCTACACCTGCAAATGGTGGTTCAAAGTGTCAAGGAGAAGACTATGAATACAGATTATGTTCACCATCGTTATGTCCAG TTGATACAGGATGGTCGTCATGGGATTCTTGGGGAGTATGTAACGTCACATGTGGAACTGGACAACAAAGTAGGAGACGATACTGTAACAATTCTAATTCAACAATGGGTGGCGCTTATTGTCAAGGAGAAGAATATGATTTCAACTCCTGTGTATTATCTTCATGTCTAG atccagaacaccaacaatcaacaaatatatcaatagcaGTTGGAACAGTCAGTGGTGTCTTACTCATTataatagtaataatacttgTTGTTATATATGCGAAAAG GAGACGGTATAATTCTAAAAAGGAGCCGGATTATGACATACCAGATATCAGGAGAG TTCAACCTTATATTTATGAAGAAACACATGTCAATCATGCATACCAAAATGATAAACAGAGCGCTGAAGTAGATGTTTATTCTATAGAAAAT aATAGATATTAG